A part of Desulfofundulus salinus genomic DNA contains:
- the nadA gene encoding quinolinate synthase NadA: MSNEDKIRYLSEEIKRLKKERRAVILSHVYQRPEVQEIADFVGDSLGLSQQAAKTDAEVIVFCGVHFMAESAAILSPDKIVLLPEIKAGCPMADMVTVEALRERKKEIPGVIVVCYVNTSAAVKAESDVCCTSANAVKIVSSLPEDRPVLFIPDENLGQYVARQTGRKIHLWEGYCNTHDKLFAEDVLAAREAHPNALVLVHPECRPEVIDLADAVASTTGMIRFARESDAREFIVCTETGILHQFRKQCPDKEFYLASDKLICPNMKATTLEKVHRALVTLEPRVTVPPEIREKALRSLERMLAVT; this comes from the coding sequence CGTCTATCAGCGCCCGGAGGTACAGGAAATTGCCGACTTTGTGGGGGATTCTCTGGGACTGTCCCAGCAGGCCGCCAAAACCGACGCGGAAGTCATTGTTTTTTGCGGCGTCCACTTCATGGCCGAAAGTGCGGCCATTTTGTCTCCCGACAAAATTGTGCTCCTGCCCGAGATCAAAGCCGGCTGTCCCATGGCCGATATGGTGACCGTGGAAGCCCTGCGGGAGAGGAAAAAGGAAATCCCCGGGGTCATAGTAGTCTGCTATGTGAATACCTCGGCCGCCGTTAAGGCCGAAAGCGACGTGTGCTGCACCAGTGCCAATGCGGTGAAGATTGTTTCCTCGCTGCCGGAGGACCGGCCGGTACTTTTCATCCCCGATGAGAACCTGGGGCAATACGTGGCCAGGCAGACGGGGCGGAAAATTCACCTCTGGGAGGGTTATTGCAACACCCACGACAAACTGTTTGCTGAAGATGTGCTGGCCGCCAGGGAAGCCCATCCCAACGCTTTGGTGCTGGTCCACCCGGAATGCCGCCCGGAAGTGATTGACCTGGCTGATGCCGTGGCCAGCACCACGGGTATGATCCGCTTTGCCCGGGAAAGTGACGCCAGGGAATTTATTGTCTGTACGGAAACAGGTATTTTACACCAGTTCCGCAAGCAATGCCCGGATAAGGAGTTTTACCTGGCTTCCGATAAGTTAATTTGTCCGAACATGAAGGCCACCACCCTGGAAAAGGTGCACCGGGCACTGGTTACCCTGGAGCCGCGGGTGACGGTACCGCCGGAGATCCGGGAAAAAGCACTGCGTTCCCTGGAACGGATGCTGGCGGTGACCTGA